A single window of Nicotiana sylvestris chromosome 5, ASM39365v2, whole genome shotgun sequence DNA harbors:
- the LOC138868381 gene encoding uncharacterized protein: MMKAQALVDHLAENTVDDEYEPLKTYFPNEEVMSVDEIDHDEKAGWKLFFDGVANMKGVGIGVVLISETGQHYLVTAQLRFYCTNYMAKYEACILGLRSVEFRHIPRIHNEIVDALATLASMLHHPDKAYVDPVHIQVYDQHAYCNVMEEEINGEPWFHDINEYIRLGSSWLHVPTSDIKD, translated from the exons atgatgaaagcccaagccttgGTCGACCACTTAGCCGAGAATACGGTGGATGATGAATATGAGccactgaagacttattttcctaatgaagaggtcaTGAGTGTTGACGAGATTGACCATGATGAAAAGGCGGGTTGGAAACTCTTTTTTGATGGagttgctaacatgaaaggtgtcggaaTAGGGGTTGTACTtatctctgaaacagggcaacactaccTTGTAACAGCCcagcttcgattttattgcaccaactaTATGGCtaagtacgaagcatgcattctgggtttgag GTCGGTCGAATTTAGACATATTCCcaggattcataatgagattgttgatgccttggctactctggcgtcaatgttacatcatccagacaaggcttatgttgaccccgTGCATATCCAAGTttatgatcaacatgcttattgtaatgtgatGGAAGAAGAAATCAATggcgaaccttggttccacgatatcaatgAATACATCAGGTTGGGG TCCTCATGGCTGCATGTCCCAACCTCAGATATCAAAGACTAG
- the LOC138868382 gene encoding uncharacterized protein yields MAQAFARHFQYNIDIVPDRLSLTKVEKKPSESFREYGFRWREQAARVNPLMEEDEMVKYFIQALEPTYYGHLISAIGKSFNDVAKMGEMVEEGLKLSKIMSYSAIKATTQAIQSGTGSLVGKKKKEYVAMFVSASWHGQRGHDIEKCWHLKWAIQELIDTNQIIVQSSDTPNINQNPLSTHAKTHMIEIVHKDGEPKKSSKSVMMIRASERNLVKAPDSTKAKLLTVEGVTEKPSSLSSKPPVLVVKGLSKDIRASLESSKVVVPGIPSKPVIVVKGAPITTIIIRPVTQLLVVDAKAVPWNYKQVIVTNKGKEIKEEVNETGGLTYSGRYEHCKVLIKILNEAHVPDKITVNHLEKIASEIFKANRITFSDDELPMEGTEHNRALYLTVKCEHSVVSRVLVDNGSSANICPLSTLQKLKFGTERIHLNSVCVRGFDVGGKDSVGDIMLELSIGPVEFIMEFQVLDVTVSYNMLLGRPWIHAAKAIPSSLHQMVKFEWDMQEIVVHGDEDLSAYNDTIVLFIEAEDDKVPWVYQTFETVSVEKIPEGKCIPGPKLSSASVMVAKEMLKNGFVPGKDLGPSLQGIVHPVRPSGNPGTFGLGFMPTEKDMKRVKNLKQKVWSLPKPVPHISKSFVKPGIEKPPTSSIPKPVVDVDEELIKRFQSLFEEVIMVEVGEGSSKANVQLVGPNVKLRNWEATSLSTRKEFCSFYAGCSDMICMKNFQPNLKSQSNPEITIQEVESDDETEYDDKAAFEEISKELKQFEEKKN; encoded by the exons atggctcaggcctttgcccgacactttcagtacaatatagacattgttccAGACCGCCTATCTCTGACCaaggtggaaaagaaacccagtgaaagctttagagaatatgggttccgatggagggagcaagctgcacgAGTCAATCCTCTGATGGAAGAGGACGAGATGGTTAAATACTTTATTCAAGCCCTGGAGCCCACTTACTATGGCCACTTGATCTCAGCCattggtaagtctttcaatgacGTGGCgaagatgggagaaatggtggaagaggggctcaagttgagtaagatcatgagctattctgctataaaagcaaccacccaggcaatCCAGAGTGGTACCGGAAGTTTGGtaggcaagaagaagaaggaatatGTCGCTATGTTTGTCTCCGCATCATGGCATGGCCAGAGGG ggcatgacatagagaagtgttggcatttgaaatGGGCAATtcaggagctcattgatacaaacCAAATTATAGTCCAAAGCTCAGATACgccaaacatcaaccaaaaccctttgTCAACCCATGCAAAGAcacatatgattgaaatagttcataaggatggggagcccaagaagtcttctaagtccgtcatgatgattcgggccagtGAAAGAAATTTGGTTAAAGCTCCAGACTCTACCAAAGCAAAGCTCTTGACAGTCGAAGGGGTGACAGAGAAGCCAAGTTCACTCAGTTCGAAACCACCAGTGTTGGTCGTGAAAGGGCTATCGAAAGATATCAGGGCAAGTTTGGAAAGTTcaaaagtggtagtaccagggatTCCAAGTAAGCCTGTCATAGTTGTGAAAGGGGCTCCTATTACCACTATCATTATTAGACCAGTAACCCAGCTGCTAGTGGTCGATGCCAAGGCTGTTCCATGGAATTATAAACAAGTGATAGTgacaaacaaaggaaaagaaataaaggaagaagttaatgaaactggaggattgacttattctgggagat ATGAACATTGCAAGGTCTTGATAaagattttgaatgaggcacatgttcctgataagatcacagtgaaccacttggaaaagatagctagcgAGATCTTCAAAGCAAACAGGATCACTTTCTCGGACGATGAACTTCCTATGGAGGGAACAGAACACAACCGAGCTCTTTATCTCACAGTGAAGTGCGAACATTCTGTTGTctcaagggttttggttgataatGGATCTAGTGCGAATATTTGTCCCTTGTCTACCCTACAAAAACTGAAGTTTGGCACCGAAAGAATCCACTTGAATAGTGTATGTGTCCGAGGCTTTGATGTGGGAGGCAAAGATTCTGTTGGAGATATAATGCTCGAATTGTCGATAGGTCCAGTTGAGTTTatcatggaattccaagtgttagatGTGACTGTCTCCTACAATATGTTGTTgggcaggccttggatacatgctgCTAAGGCAATCCCATCTTCTctgcaccaaatggtgaagtttgaatgggacatgcaggaaatagttgtgcacggtgaCGAAGACTTATCAGCTTATAATGATACAATTGTTCTGTTCATCGAAGCTGAAGATGATAAGGTACCTTGGGTCTATCAGACTTTCGAAACAGTGTCTGTTGAGAAAATTCCTGAGGGAAAATGCATTCCGGGTCCTAAGCTATCCTCCGCGTCCGTCATGGTTGCGaaggaaatgttgaagaatggttttgtaccaggcaagGATTTGGGCCCATCTCTGCAGGGTATTGTGCATCCAGTGCGCCCCAGTGGAAATCctggtacatttggtttgggattcatgcccACAGAGAAGGACatgaaaagggttaaaaatctgaaacagaAGGTATGGTCGCTCCCCAAGCCCGTCCCACACATctctaagtcttttgtcaagccagggATCGAAAAACCTCCAACCTCCTCAATCCCAAAACCTGTGGTCGATGTTGATGAAGAGCTGATTAAGAGGTTCCAAAGTCTGTTCGAAGAGGTCATtatggtagaagttggtgaaGGCTCTAGTAAAGCAAATGTGCAGCTCGTTGGCCCAAACGTGAAGCTTAGAAATTGGGAAGCCACTTCTCTctccaccaggaaggagttttg ttctttttatgctggttgcaGTGACATGATATGCATGAAGAATTTTCAGCCgaatcttaaaagccaatctaatcctGAAATAACAATCCAAGAAGTAGAATCTGATGATGAAACAGAATATGATGACAAAGCAGCATttgaggaaatcagtaaagagctaaaacaatttgaagaaaaaaaaaactaa